The nucleotide sequence TTTCTTCACTTTTACTTTTTTAGAATTTGTTTCTTGTTAatccacagagaaaaaaaaacagagtacgaaTCCttaagaattttctttcttttttcttaaagaaacactaaaatctccttcccaaacatccatccatcacttcaccactttcaaaaagctacaaactcCCAATGTTTTTCCTTTGGCTTTTTGGAAAGTGgtgaagtttcttcagaaataatgttgtttctagcatgttcgGTTTTCTCGTGGTGCcctaatattttttatgtctgctatttcagtacaattctacgcatgcgtgaaatATCAGACAAAAGTGAAACTTTGGGTGTTTCTAGCTTTTTGAAAGCCGATAGGTAATGGATGTGTGAGATGGGGGAAGcggcattgagtgtttctttaagaaaaattaaactttaaaaaaatatttaccagatTCATAAtctctatatttttttacatggataaaaaaaagaaaaaatttgttaaaaaagttACAAATTTAGAAATTGTGGTGGGGATGGGGggaaactaaaattttgaaactGATTTCAGGGCAAAATTGCACTAAGCCCTTTTTTATGTGATGAAACAATACATGGTTTGTGATtattcttaagaacagaaagcactttcatgcaaacccatgcaaattgtaTCCCCACCTCcacttcacttttaaacaaacaataacttccattatgccAGTAATCCAGTTCACTATGTACCAGCTGTactgattctgcccataagaaaggatcAAGTAATACAATATGGTTGTATGTCATAACACCTGAGCAACACTGGGATGTattgttagtgtatgtgtgtgtgtatacatacatacattggacgATTTGCCCTGAGGAATTCCTATCTTTATAGGAGGAGGTTTCGTCAGACATATAAACAAAAAGTAAAGATGACAGTTTTCCTGCATCAGCTGTTAGACTGTTGTCTGGTCAAGAAAGTAATACAGCATCAAAATTGTATATCCCAAACAATACTTCCACTCTGCTTACCATTCCAGTTTCACTCAGATATGTGTAGATCACAAAGTCATAGCCCATGTTGGAAATCCTGATCTCGTTGATGGCTACTACATCCATAGCTAGCTACCTGATGTCATTGAGCAGGTACCTCTGCTTCCATGATGACCCCAGGCCACGTGTATTTATGCTACACTTTCTTAAGGCTACTATATTggtaggaaagaaggaaagatgaaATAAGACACTCTTCCTTAATGGTTTTCCTGTAGGCAGTTGGGTGTATCAAAACCCCTTCTCTGCATGGAGTTCCTTGGGAAAACTCTGAAGTAGCCTATTTGAGTCCCTGATGCTTGACCTCTGAATGTTGTATGGGAAATTCTCCCGTTTCCTGGTATCTCTCCATTGGTAGTCTTGCCAGTTTCAGTTCATCTAGGACTTTAGGTGTACTTTTACTAAAAAACATCCTGCTCTGTCTCTGGGTTTCCTTTTTGTACTATGTAAGAGAgcgattctttattttttttcccatACTAACACAGAGTTGGATGTGGATGCAATTTGTGCTATTGTGGTAGAGTTGTGTGATTAGGCAGTGTTGATATTTTTTTGGTAGTTGTTGAATTTGTGTGCTTGACTGCTGGTTTTTCACATCTGTGTTCATTGTTTCAtttgtgtattttcatttttttgtttttattgtattggtggtattgatggtgtaCATGTAGATTTAATGTTGTTTGGGATTGATGTGGAGTTAATGTTGTTCTGTGTTTTGttcctttcttgttttcttgGCCAACCCTTCTCAAtactgtgggatgacgtcagcagctggacgTCAGCAAccgggtgcgttgaccggaagctggggcaaccGGAAGGGGTCAGCTGTCAGGCGTGCGCAGGGAGCGGTGAATTGGGCCTCTCCAACGTGGGTCGTGCAGGTGACAAGACATGTGAGGATGTCGCTAAGGGtttgggctagcagctgctatcgttagtgttcgggTCAGGGCTGTGTGGAAGGACTAGTCACCACTGGAGGGTCTCCATCACcaagaagagaaggtaggtgcctctatattcaaatcgcgCATACACTACATACCAGTGACATAGTCGGGAGACTCTGCCTCCGACGAGGACAGCAGTGTGTtttcttgtgtgtttatgtccatgttcATGCAAGtcgaagaaggagaaggaagaggaaaaggagcaGAGCAAAAAGTGGTGCAATTCTTGAATGGCAATTCATTTTTTAAAGTCATTATTTTCTGTCACCTCAGTTACTACTGCTTACAGATTTGCTGATGCACAACTGCTATTACTGTTTCAACATTTTCTGCTACGGTTGTAGGTGTTGTAGTGGCTGCTGGCCCAGATGTAGTTATTTTAGCCGCCGTTTCTTTTTGCTACTAATGTTGcttctactgttgttgttgttgttcttcttcttcttcttcttcttcttctcccaccacctccatcctcctcctcctccttctctcctcttcctccatctTGTAGCAGTGATGGTACCGGCAACAGTGTAGCTTTCCTTTCCCCTTTCTTGTTTTGGTTGTGTGGACAGAACGCTCGGGAGTGGTCAATTGTTCTACAGATTTGGCATCTTGGTTGTCTATCCTCCAGAATTTCTCACAATTCTTCCGCCATTTGGCAGGGAAATAAGGTCTGAAATCCTTTACAGCTGTTTGGGTTTTACATAAAGATGGACCTCCAGTGTGATACTAAACCAGTTTTCCTGTTTCATTCACTTCATTCTAGGAGAGCATTACTTTCTTCCAACACTACGCATGCCAGGATCTGCCACAGATCTGGTTCAGATGGGACCCTTAGTATTGTCACTTTTACTATCCTTCTTCCAAAATAAATAAGAGAGTGATGTCCTCACTGCAGTGAGCGACCGCTGAATGTAAGGATTAGGCTTGGAGTTGTTATGCAAGGGCTcagtcatagccatgtgttgagaggaattccttGCAGTTTTGATAATTCATTTTTGGTAAATgagggtgttttgttcaacatcctcaaacaacccccattcaggaaccttttgagtgggatgggctactcgacctgaagaaaattctagctgggctcgacctgcaaggtcatgcactgttttatcttaatatgagatcactgtcacacacatatggttgcgatgcatgtgcctggtgtacccttatcagacaggtagtcatgatgggtatactgtgcTTCATATAtcttactccagtgtcactttgatggcttgcactgctctcttactcaataataataataataataataataatgataatgataataataataataataataataataataataataataattgccctgatgcagtaccaggcactggctctcttATCTTCACATCTTAACTGAGTGGAAGTGTTATCtcgtacatgttttgtcttggtataaaagatgtgttacagcaaatattctgctcaataccacagatttgcttgtcagttgcttgaccttagctagttgagcatgtcccttagtagctgacgatatgtgcatctctgatcgtgagcagaagtagtgggggagcattgtagccatgtgttgagaggaattctttgggttttgaataattcacctttggaaacaagggtgttttgttcatcatccttaaataacctttattcagggactttttgagggggatgggctactcaacctggagAAAATTTTAATTGGGCCCTATCtccaaggtcatgcactgtttatcttgatatggggtCATTGTGTcgtgtacatatggttgtgatacatgtgcctgcgtacccttatcagatgggtagtcatgataagtatattgagttttgtatatttgttcCCCAATGTCACATTGAtcgcatgcgctgctctctcacttagtaataattaaatgtttttgttttttttggtcagtaagtggtatttcctatttgattctatttagaaatcaaaggacATTACaactatttccttcaaactttacgTTTGTGACCATGATACCTCAGACAGATTCAGCGTGGAGTTGCTAAAGCAGAATAtctttatagcaaatattctgctcaacagcacagatttgcttttcagttgcttgaccttaaccacttgagcatgtcccttcttagctgacaatatgtgcatctctaatcatgcGTAGGAGTAGTTGGAGAGCATCATAGTCACGTGTCAAGgaggattctttgggtttgaataaatgtaacaaaagcaaagtttgaaggaaatattagccatttttcatactcttTAGGGGTAAGCAAATACGAAATAACAGTTGCTAGCCACaagcaaaaatcgtgttacacagtgtaataatATAAGTTTAAGTAAtagcatttattaatttatgaaaagaaactaGGGAAATTCtgatgaaataattaaatgttttgtttatttctgctAATGTGACAATGATTTTAATGTTCGAACTTCAACAATCTTATTTTACTCTTCTTTGAAAGTCTGACATAAAGTCTATGTGAGAAAGATATTTCAATATGTGATATATTCCTATAAAGCCTGCTATATGTGAAAGGAATTATAGAAACACAAGTAAGAACAATAGAAAAATGCTTTCAGtcagttttccttttttacttacTTCATTTTAACTTGTGCAATCATTTAACttatgggatcttttcactttgaccggcagattttaaaaataatttctatgtaactaaacacttttaaacttcgtatactggtagaatgtgtttctaaaacatctttttctcttggctttcttgagaaaattctgtagtttgtaagatatttgttgtttaatttcttgcattcggcaatttcaaccaatcaatgacgtctattgaggtgaatacaatttctccggatctttgtcaacaacaattatttgcggtgtcatatgaatctgtcactgttatttatgagaaaaaagataccatgatatatacataatttaatctttcctcttcttctcctctatTTTGTTGATGAGATTTATGCTcttcatgaaaattaacatattaaaattttcatcaaacaagGACGAACTCTTGGCACTCAAGATGTCCTTGCCCATGGAAAATAAATGTTCACTTGCAGCACTGGAAGGGATGGCTGTGTTGAACTTGATGAACAAGTCCACCTATACTTGTTCTCTCAAGAAGGtagcatctgtctatatatctttgGAGTAGGTCTCCAACGAGATCTTTACTAAATTCTGGGCCTTGTCCTTCATTGACCTGTGGCTCCCGTTCTTTTTTGTTGGGTAACACCACCTGAAGAAGTTGTCCTCTACCTCTTCGTTGTTGCTTCCTCCAATATTGCTGCTCACTTCCTCAGACTGATGCCTTATGGCCTCCTCCACCCTATCCTCCATGCTTCTCCTCATCTTGGTGATCTTGgtgctgcatatatgtatgcatatatatatgtatgtatgcatgtatgtatgtgcatgcatgcgtgtgtgcgtatgtgcgtgtgagtgcatgtatgcatatatgtatgtatgtatgtatgtgtgtgtgtgtatgtatgtatgtatgtatgtatgtatgtatgtatgcgacagctcgaggttatagtagaatacacctgctcaaggtaccacgagtaaagaaacacaaaaactaaCAGCAGAAGAACAAGTGACCACTGGAATATGTGCCCAACTTTTTGTCGTTAGCATTTTGGGTTTAAGAGATTTCTtttacgtggaggcacatggcctagtggttagagcagagggattgcgggtttgaatctcagactgggcgatgtgtgtgtttatgagcaaaaatcCTAAGCtgcacgcggctccagcagaaggttatggcgaacttctgctaattTTTTctccaaaactttctctcactctttcctccgacatcttgcagctcatctgcgacagaccgacgtcccgtccaggggggaacctatatgccaaagaaaccgggaaaccggccctaatgagccagagatggctcgagaaggaactaaGATATTTCTTTTACAAACAGTAAGTTGATCACTTTTAATATAAGTGGAGGTCAGAATTATGGACACTCGATGACTTGCTTTAaagtaatattattaaaaaaaattccatatatacatgtctatgtatgtatgtatgtgtatgtgtatatgtgtgtatgtatgtatgtatgcatgcatgcatgcatgtatgtatgaatctctctctctctttgtatgtatgtatgtgtatatatctatctatctatctatatatatatatatatatatatatatatatatatatattatatatatatataagaaaagtaaaataaaaacggaaaatacgcacacttacatgattatagtataatttttaatgtatcgatcagtttcgcaatcgctattcatgatacaatgtttaatttatatgaaaatatattttttcttaagaatatatatatatatatatatatatatatttatatatatatttatatatatatatttatatatatatatataatatatatatatatatatatatatatatatatatatatatatatatatatatatctgtaaatgtaatatgtgacaactattcaatagccatgataaaactccgagtttcggatgccgaggtggaaatccacacggagttttatcatggctaccgaataattgtcacatattacatttacagataaattcatctatttacataatatcgaagtcctttcattcttttgttgccttaccatttttaccaatataaccccaatcaccaccacccccacagttactactacgacgaccaacagtcactgctgctactaccatttcagccactgaccattcggacacataagacagctaaaaacaaccacgtggattctgttgagaccagtaagaaacaattatgaacttttttattacacttaactttttaaaatatttttgataaggttcgtttttttcaagaagaaacgaaacatgtaaaatttctaagaaaattaaaatttatcttatatagtggcgttttcaaacttcttttttataaatatatatatatatataatttcaacaattgagggcaaaattaattaattattaatcaattcaccaagtgttcagtatgcaaagggaccattcaaggcgaattcaaattattacattatataaaagggcttagtaaaataaattactttgccgcatactgaactcattagaaatagcagctaaaaaacttttttaaagctatttctaatacttaaagaaaatctctctcatatatagtgtttgcttattcaactcacaaaagtttgggggtaaggacatcgaaaaatcaaatgctaaggttatttgagaacgtacgtttcaagattagtcaaaaacaacacttctatcatcagctcagaaattccttggtttggatttggaaacactgaaaataagaacataccctttcgaagatctgcccgtaactaacagtgccaacaaattcaaataagcaagcgaagaatctctgttctcccctttccaccagcgtgggttaaaaacatcaaacactatgcttatttcggtaaaatccgaattTTAAaatcggattttaccgaaataagcatagtgtttgatgtttttaacccacgctggtggaaagggagaacagagattcttcgcttgcttatttgaatttgttggcactgttagttacgggcagatcttcgaaagggtatgttcttattttcagtgtttccaaatccaaccaaggaatttctgagctgatgatagaagtgttgtttttgactaatcttgaaacgtacgttctcaaataaccttagcatttgatttttcgatgtccttacccccaaacttttgtgagttgaattaagcaaacactatatatgagagagattttctttaagtattagaaatagctttaaaaaagttttttagctgctatttctaatgagttcagtatgcggcaaagtaatttattttactaagcccttttatataatatatatatatatatatatatattggactgttcagtcacagcagacgctgcacatcatcaaagtaggccccacccttggcgcaacccattgtctatcaagacagacggggataaagcgaagatatatatatatatatattatatatatatatataatatatatatatatatatatatataatatatatatattatatatatatatatatatatatacatatatatatatatataagcaacgtcatttactgcatctcctgctctttctgcccttctctgtacatcggtcaaatGAGACGGTTCAcggagcacctccgagacatcagactcggcaatgacaccccggtcttactccatttccgctctaccggtcaatCATTACTACACCTCTCTGTATTAGGATTGTCTTTTTTTCACAGGGGCCATCTGGATTTCTGCtttcgccgtgaacaggaataaTCTTCTGTCTTCGCTCCTTTGCGGCATATGGCATCACCTCCCTTCCCTTTTCATCTGGCTCCCCTCctttcctctcttcatctgacacctacttcctctcttcactccaaCCCACCTCTCCACTCCTCTCTTGCACTGACGCCTGCTTCCTCTTTTCACTCCTACTCACCTTCCCCCTTCattaacatccatccatccaccctacCCCTACCCTTCATCCTTACCCCACCACTTATCCTCACCATCACATCCTCATCCCAAACCTACACCTCATATccccacatcccaacaccaccacaccacatcacaccacccgcacacactagcactgaccacttcccagcacccacaccatcatccacacacccacacttcacagacgtacacacttacagacgcacacatccacacgtcaaaGTCATCAGCCCCTAtccgcatgcacacacgcactctcacatatacacacgcaccttcgttttgggatcaccagtactttattatctccccttcttcctagctctcctcgCTAACTACCTTTGTCCAACCAGTGGCCATGACTGACCACTAACTCcaaaagtttttatattttctctctgtttatttcctcgtgttcctttctgttgaagagcgttggcttgaaacgtaagagactttctcaccttcctgagcgtcaaactaatacacttttttgttgtttatacacctgctttcgttttttgtttttctgtaaatttcaactatatatatatatatatatataatatatatatatatatatatatattatatatatatattatctgtcttttcagaaactgagagaagcacaTTGCCAAagatattgtcatcattatcatcagcaacaacaccaacaccaccagcaataacagcaacaacaataacagtagcagtatcaacagcagcagtaacagcaacaacaactactactactactactactactactaatacagcATCATCGAAACCTGCACTTACTCACGTTGTACATTCGACCGTTACTGATGGATCCTCTCCAATATATTTAACGAGCCAGCCTCCTGCAATAAAAACATTGGGTCCATCTTTACGTCCAACTGTAGGAAAGCAGACAGTATTATGGAATAGTTCGACTAGGTCACAGCACAAAACTACCTCAAACTTTTATTCTACAACACCGTTTCCTTCGAAATTTTCTACAACTAATGCAGTTTTAAGTGAAACGCCACAATCCAAAAGCAGCACTACTATGGTTTCCCATACAACGAAACTTAAACATCCGATGGCTTCTTTTACCAATACAATCATATCTAAGGTAACTCATGGTCGTAGCTCTCTTCAGTTATTAAACAATACTAAGACATCGTTTGAGAAGGAGAGTACATCGGTACTGTCATCACTTTTGACTTCGACTTCGACTTTGGTTTCAACGTCGGCTGCAAGCTTACGTTCATCTTTGGTTTCACTTGGTAGTACCACTTCTAAAACACCAGAAATTCGATCATCATTCCATGTACCAGTTTTATCTACAAGCCCAGCTAATACTACAAAAACAGCTGTAACAACTACAACATGGAACATTTCTACAGAGCAGTCGATTCTAGATATAAATACCACAGGAGCTACGAGTAAAGAATCACAAAGACTAACAACAGAAGAACAAGTGGCCACTGGAATATGTGTCCCGCTTTTTGTCCTTAGCATTTTGGGtttaacatatttcttttataaacgGTAAGTTGATCATTTTTAACATAAGTGGAGGTCAGAATTAGGGACACTTGATGACTTGCTTTaaactaataatattttttaaaattccataaatatatttttatctacagaaatagaaaaaattgCAAGTTCACGTCCAGGTCAGCAGCAATGTGTTATGAAAATGATATACCGTacatcctcgagtataatccgcatcccCCCCCCAatttttaaaggtcaaaatccctagtgcgtactatatacaaggttaaaaat is from Octopus sinensis linkage group LG7, ASM634580v1, whole genome shotgun sequence and encodes:
- the LOC115214264 gene encoding endochitinase A, producing the protein MAREGTKIFLLQTILSSLSSATTPTPPAITATTITVAVSTAAVTATTTTTTTTTTTNTASSKPALTHVVHSTVTDGSSPIYLTSQPPAIKTLGPSLRPTVGKQTVLWNSSTRSQHKTTSNFYSTTPFPSKFSTTNAVLSETPQSKSSTTMVSHTTKLKHPMASFTNTIISKVTHGRSSLQLLNNTKTSFEKESTSVLSSLLTSTSTLVSTSAASLRSSLVSLGSTTSKTPEIRSSFHVPVLSTSPANTTKTAVTTTTWNISTEQSILDINTTGATSKESQRLTTEEQVATGICVPLFVLSILGLTYFFYKRKRQDQSIKFPEACNESSWSYANSAFSGESGENKASESN